The Deltaproteobacteria bacterium region CGGCGGCATCAAAAAGTTGACCGTCTGAACTCTCAGTATTATCGTTAAGACACCAGAATGTAGTGCCAGAAGAAAAAAATCGACCCGCTAACCCCCCGAATTATAATGACTTTCATTTACCTATGTTAAACTTGGGTTAGGTCAAGGTGTCGCGTCTACTGCTGGATACCCATGTATTGGTGTGGTGCCTATCCGATGCCGCGCGGTTGATCGAGACGGCTCGCAACGCCATCGCCAACCCGCACAACGATGTCTTTGTCAGCGCCATCACCGGTTGGGAGGTGGCAGTCAAGAGGGCGAAGGGAACCATGACCGCCCCCGACAATCTCTCTGCGTTGGT contains the following coding sequences:
- a CDS encoding type II toxin-antitoxin system VapC family toxin produces the protein MSRLLLDTHVLVWCLSDAARLIETARNAIANPHNDVFVSAITGWEVAVKRAKGTMTAPDNLSALVEERGFTHLPLTFHHAEQAGKLPMHHRDPFDRLLIAQARAEGLTLVTRDQHIPRYDVAIMGA